A window from Methylococcus mesophilus encodes these proteins:
- a CDS encoding YezD family protein, producing the protein MTLHSQKTPPSEPALTTPETPAARIMEALTGIRFGSVEITVHEGRVVQIERREKFRPQATNLNEPPAVG; encoded by the coding sequence ATGACGCTGCACTCGCAGAAAACGCCACCATCCGAACCCGCACTGACGACACCCGAGACACCGGCAGCTCGGATCATGGAGGCACTGACCGGCATCCGCTTCGGCTCCGTGGAGATCACCGTGCATGAAGGGCGCGTCGTGCAAATCGAAAGGCGGGAGAAATTCCGTCCCCAAGCCACAAACCTGAATGAACCGCCGGCGGTCGGCTGA
- a CDS encoding OprO/OprP family phosphate-selective porin: protein MYKKKALTLAVTTLTSLNAPNLNAKTQHDRVDVLEARVHELESKLEKALNALEAATAKQTTAAAAAAPAPDIRKIDQKVKLIERKLEVDKEVSDGKWAKLPKVEVGGQGLKVESQDGDFNLSVRGTIQQDSDFFIYDNNGNPANTNGDDLNNNFYMRRVRPTFTGTVWKYVDWRIMPDFAMGNTRLFDAYTDLRYFRSASLAAGKFKAPVSLERLQSASALTFTERGFPTQLAPNRDIGFMLHGEFDRPGGPETTRSSNLYLFPEFFAYQVGVFDGTVNNGNIDSANNDSKQVEARIFAHPFQGSGYDAVEGLGVGIAGSWGNPNDASTPTYATPGQQTMFRYVSAARIDGTQYRVYPQMYWNWGPFGLIGEYAVSQQGVANQTTTSGQIGPRTKNASQIIENDYAWNVTASYVLTGEDNVFQGQGIRPRHAFNPFEGNWGAFQVAARWTDISFSDNVFQNVAKAGSKTPVYAYADPRQAVQNATNWSLGVNWWLNQNVKLMADYSQTSFQGGGGVYDSAGKLTDEVVDRETEKAFITRVQVAF from the coding sequence ATGTACAAGAAGAAAGCCCTGACGCTTGCAGTGACGACGCTGACAAGCCTCAACGCTCCGAATCTGAATGCCAAAACCCAACACGACCGCGTGGACGTTCTGGAGGCGCGTGTCCACGAACTGGAATCGAAACTGGAAAAGGCTTTGAATGCGCTGGAAGCGGCGACGGCCAAACAGACGACCGCAGCGGCAGCCGCAGCCCCTGCCCCGGACATCAGGAAAATCGACCAGAAGGTAAAGCTCATCGAGCGCAAACTGGAAGTGGACAAGGAAGTATCCGACGGCAAATGGGCCAAGCTGCCCAAAGTCGAGGTCGGCGGACAAGGCTTGAAGGTAGAAAGCCAGGACGGCGATTTCAACCTGTCGGTACGCGGCACCATCCAGCAAGACAGCGACTTCTTCATCTACGACAACAACGGCAATCCGGCCAATACCAACGGCGACGATCTCAACAACAATTTCTATATGCGCCGGGTCCGTCCCACTTTCACCGGCACCGTATGGAAGTATGTGGACTGGCGCATCATGCCGGATTTCGCCATGGGCAATACCCGATTGTTCGACGCCTATACGGATCTGCGCTATTTCCGGTCGGCGAGCCTCGCGGCCGGCAAATTCAAAGCGCCGGTCAGCCTCGAACGCCTCCAGAGCGCGTCGGCATTGACATTCACCGAACGCGGCTTTCCGACCCAACTCGCGCCCAACCGCGACATCGGCTTCATGCTGCATGGCGAATTCGACCGCCCGGGCGGTCCTGAAACCACCCGCAGCTCCAACTTGTACCTGTTTCCGGAATTCTTCGCCTACCAAGTCGGTGTGTTCGACGGCACGGTCAACAACGGCAATATCGACAGCGCGAACAATGACTCCAAACAGGTGGAGGCCCGCATCTTCGCGCACCCGTTCCAAGGCAGCGGCTATGACGCGGTCGAAGGGCTGGGTGTCGGCATCGCCGGCTCCTGGGGAAATCCGAACGACGCTTCAACGCCGACCTATGCCACACCCGGCCAGCAAACCATGTTCAGATACGTGTCCGCCGCCCGCATCGACGGCACCCAGTATCGAGTCTATCCGCAGATGTACTGGAACTGGGGTCCGTTCGGACTGATCGGTGAATATGCGGTTTCTCAGCAAGGTGTCGCCAATCAGACCACGACGAGCGGCCAGATAGGCCCGCGAACCAAGAACGCCAGCCAGATCATCGAAAACGACTACGCCTGGAACGTCACCGCGTCCTATGTGCTGACCGGGGAAGACAACGTGTTCCAAGGCCAGGGCATCCGGCCACGGCACGCCTTCAATCCCTTCGAAGGGAATTGGGGTGCGTTTCAGGTCGCGGCGCGCTGGACCGATATCAGCTTCAGCGACAACGTCTTCCAAAACGTCGCGAAAGCGGGTTCTAAGACCCCTGTATATGCCTACGCCGACCCACGCCAAGCCGTGCAGAACGCTACGAACTGGTCGCTGGGCGTGAACTGGTGGCTGAATCAGAACGTGAAGCTCATGGCCGACTACTCGCAGACATCCTTCCAGGGTGGTGGTGGCGTTTATGACAGTGCCGGCAAACTGACCGATGAGGTCGTCGATCGCGAAACGGAGAAAGCCTTCATCACTCGGGTACAGGTTGCCTTTTGA